Below is a window of Fodinicurvata sediminis DSM 21159 DNA.
ACGCGTTTGATCGATCTTGAGCAGCGGGACAGTCCCGAACACCTGGTCCGCCAGCCCTTCGCTCAGGTCCCTGCCTATGAGGACGAGTCCGTCAACCTGTTCGAATCCGGCGCGATCGTCCTGCACATCGGGGCGCGCAGCGAGACCCTGCTGCCAACGGATCCGGCCGAACGTACCCGCGCCATTACTTGGCTCTTCGCCGCGATCAATACCCTGGAGCCGGCAATCCAGCCGTTGGCCGAGCTCGATCTGTTCCATGCCGATGAGGATTGGGCGCGCCAGCGCCGGCCGGAAGCGGAAAAGGCCGTTCGGAAGCGATTGGACCAGTTGGCCGCCTGGTTGGGCGAACAGGATTACCTGGAAAACCGCTTCACGCTTGGTGACCTGATGACGGTCTGCGTACTGCAAATCCTGCGCGGCACTGCGCTGGTCGAGGAACAGCCGCGGCTGGCGGCCTATCGGGCCCGCTGCGAGGCCCGTCCGGCCTATCGCCGGGCGCTCAGTGATCACATGGCGGTCTTCGAAGAAAGCGAATCACAGGCGGCTGGCGTCGCCTGA
It encodes the following:
- a CDS encoding glutathione S-transferase family protein, with the translated sequence MITLTTYSWVPPFAQGLVRDMRVRWALEEAGLPYRTRLIDLEQRDSPEHLVRQPFAQVPAYEDESVNLFESGAIVLHIGARSETLLPTDPAERTRAITWLFAAINTLEPAIQPLAELDLFHADEDWARQRRPEAEKAVRKRLDQLAAWLGEQDYLENRFTLGDLMTVCVLQILRGTALVEEQPRLAAYRARCEARPAYRRALSDHMAVFEESESQAAGVA